The Bicyclus anynana chromosome 3, ilBicAnyn1.1, whole genome shotgun sequence genome has a window encoding:
- the LOC112054893 gene encoding general transcription factor IIF subunit 2: MSVNHLPHIDRELDLSNTGRGVWLVKVPKYIANKWDKAPGEIEVGKLKISRVPGQKAQVQLSLSEAVLCLKEPGEQSIPKEHRLNVSNVTRQSLGVFSHAAPSNADSVVPESEKLYMEGRIVQKLECRPYADPTYYKLKSESIRKASMPQRQVQQLERIVQTFKPVSDHKHNIEYQERKKAEGKKARDDKEAVLNVLFAAFEKHQYYNIKDLQKITKQPIVYLKEILKEVCNYNLKNPHKNMWELKPEYRHYKQEVPVETKESKHSSDSD; encoded by the exons ATGAGTGTCAATCATTTGCCTCACATTGACCGCGAGTTGGATTTGTCTAACACGGGTCGTGGAGTATGGCTTGTAAAAGTACCAAAGTATATAGCAAATAAATGGGACAAAGCTCCTGGTGAAATAGAAGTAGGCAAATTAAAGATTTCCCGTGTTCCCGGGCAAAAGGCTCAGGTGCAGTTGTCCCTTTCGGAGGCTGTATTATGTCTGAAAGAGCCAGGAGAACAGTCGATACCAAAAGAACACCGTCTTAATGTTTCGAATGTGACGCGGCAATCTTTAGGAGTATTCTCGCATGCAGCTC CCTCAAATGCAGATTCTGTGGTGCCAGAGTCTGAAAAGCTTTATATGGAAGGAAGGATAGTACAAAAGTTGGAATGCAGACCTTATGCTGACCCTACATACTACAAGCTCAAGTCTGAGTCTATCCGGAAGGCTTCCATGCCTCAAAGACAAGTGCAACAGCTAGAGAGGATAGTGCAGACTTTCAAACCTGTTTCAGACCATAAACATAAT ATTGAATACCAAGAAAGGAAAAAAGCGGAAGGCAAAAAGGCTCGTGATGACAAAGAGGCGGTACTTAATGTATTGTTTGCTGCATTTGAAAAACATCAGTATTATAACATTAAAGATCTCCAAAAG ATTACTAAACAACCTATTGTATATCTAAAAGAGATATTGAAAGAAGTGTGCAACTATAATTTGAAGAACCCCCACAAAAACATGTGGGAACTGAAACCTGAATATAGGCATTACAAACAAGAAGTGCCAGTCGAAACTAAGGAGAGCAAGCATAGTTCTGAtagtgattaa
- the LOC112054901 gene encoding tetraspanin-7 — protein MGNQFNVVAVVACFKTLLFLFNIVFWLTGLLMLVLGLWAEFGLYKYMEMSPEFSGTAPLVIIGVATLIVLISSVAFSGIIKGQPVLLYIYGGFLICIFMMELGVGASAICYRDTFAKGLHDGLTKSIITYNPKKANFDFAQATLQCCGVSNYTDWMRLSPQRVIPISCCVDKTRCVTANYSDVYQRGCYEVLSEYLMNNLNIVFAIAIGTALLPLVGAMVSCSLARGIEKSKYDAIN, from the exons ATGGGCAACCAATTTAATGTTGTGGCTGTTGTGGCGTGCTTTAAGACACTACTTTTCCTCTTCAATATTGTGTTCTGG CTGACGGGCCTTCTCATGCTAGTTTTGGGCCTCTGGGCGGAGTTCGGCCTTTACAAGTATATGGAGATGTCCCCGGAGTTCTCGGGGACTGCCCCGCTCGTTATCATTGGGGTTGCTACCCTGATTGTACTCATCAGCTCGGTGGCGTTCTCTGGCATCATTAAAGGACAACCTGTGCTGTTGTATATT TATGGTGGATTTCTCATCTGCATATTTATGATGGAACTCGGAGTGGGTGCGTCAGCGATCTGTTACCGGGACACGTTTGCGAAAGGATTACACGACGGGCTGACAAAGTCGATCATTACTTACAATCCTAAAAAAGCCAACTTCGATTTTGCTCAAGCGACa TTACAATGCTGCGGTGTATCTAACTATACGGACTGGATGCGACTGTCTCCTCAGCGTGTGATACCGATCTCTTGCTGCGTGGACAAAACCCGTTGCGTTACGGCTAACTACAGCGACGTTTACCAAAGA gGATGCTACGAGGTATTATCGGAGTATCTGATGAACAATTTAAACATCGTGTTTGCGATAGCCATTGGAACGGCACTGCTGCCTCTGGTAGGCGCCATGGTCTCGTGCTCTCTGGCCAGGGGGATTGAAAAATCGAAATATGACGCCATCAATTGA